Proteins encoded by one window of Chroogloeocystis siderophila 5.2 s.c.1:
- the isiD gene encoding protein IsiD: protein MNTLSLSKQDIATMTATDVENLAARLEQDNYTNIFDGLQDWHLLRAIAFQRPELVEPYIYLLDLEPYDEA from the coding sequence ATGAACACTTTGAGTTTGTCCAAGCAGGATATTGCTACCATGACCGCTACAGACGTTGAAAATTTAGCAGCACGTCTAGAGCAAGATAACTATACAAATATCTTTGACGGGTTACAAGATTGGCATTTGTTGCGGGCGATCGCGTTTCAGCGTCCTGAGTTAGTCGAACCGTACATTTATTTGTTGGACTTGGAGCCGTATGATGAGGCATGA
- a CDS encoding alpha/beta hydrolase has product MALEIISVPPTTGEPPKGIIVVLHGWGANSQDLASLSPLLNLPEYQFLFPNAPFAHPYVSTGRMWYNLAQEYQGQGLAESRQLLIAWLQSLESSIGLPLSRTILSGFSQGAAMTLDVGLTLPLAGLISLSGYMHPLTKLDRTSPPVLLVHGRQDSVVPIQAAVSAQQSLRSLGIAVQYHEFNMAHEIRPEVLPVIRSFVLEVMSR; this is encoded by the coding sequence ATGGCTTTAGAAATTATTTCAGTTCCACCGACAACAGGAGAACCACCAAAAGGAATCATCGTAGTGTTACATGGTTGGGGAGCAAATTCTCAAGACCTAGCATCGTTATCACCACTATTAAACTTACCTGAATATCAGTTTCTGTTTCCAAATGCACCATTTGCGCATCCTTATGTATCTACCGGTAGGATGTGGTACAACTTAGCTCAAGAATATCAAGGTCAAGGATTAGCCGAAAGTCGTCAACTGCTGATAGCGTGGTTGCAGTCATTAGAAAGTAGCATTGGTCTTCCATTGTCACGCACAATTTTGAGTGGCTTTTCACAAGGTGCTGCAATGACTTTGGATGTGGGGCTAACTCTTCCGCTAGCTGGTTTGATTAGTTTGAGTGGCTATATGCATCCACTCACGAAACTTGATAGAACTTCTCCTCCAGTATTGTTAGTACATGGTCGTCAAGATTCAGTCGTACCGATACAAGCAGCTGTATCCGCGCAACAGAGTTTACGTTCTTTAGGTATTGCCGTGCAATATCATGAGTTTAATATGGCACACGAAATTCGACCTGAAGTCTTGCCAGTCATACGTAGTTTTGTTTTAGAAGTGATGTCACGCTAA
- a CDS encoding ChaB family protein: protein MTATDTSVTQPNATEFRSVSAIFKDREQIDGVIRRLLDRGISRDDISVIGKNFHSETKIAGFITKKDVILGGLKQGAIFGSLFGSALALLTGVGVLFVPFIGTLVAAGPLGAALLGAASGAIAGSAGAGLVSALVTLGMPEEKAAVYQTRIEAGDFLVAVEVPADKTGEIQLLLESAGGEETHVNEKALPRRRTGQIESAADLSPEVRSHLSEDAQRAFIANYNKALSETGDEEKAEHHAWDAVCEQYEQDEHGIWSKAKSSI, encoded by the coding sequence ATGACTGCAACTGATACAAGTGTGACGCAGCCTAATGCTACTGAGTTTCGCAGCGTTTCGGCAATTTTTAAAGACCGCGAACAAATTGATGGTGTCATTCGCCGCTTGCTTGACCGAGGAATTTCGCGTGATGATATCTCAGTCATCGGAAAAAACTTCCACTCGGAAACTAAAATTGCTGGTTTTATTACTAAAAAAGATGTCATCCTTGGTGGATTGAAACAAGGAGCGATTTTTGGCTCGCTCTTCGGCTCAGCGTTAGCTTTATTAACAGGAGTAGGTGTATTATTCGTACCGTTTATTGGTACTTTAGTCGCCGCCGGACCATTAGGCGCGGCTTTGTTGGGTGCTGCGAGTGGTGCGATCGCAGGTAGCGCGGGTGCGGGTTTAGTATCTGCATTAGTTACATTAGGGATGCCAGAAGAAAAAGCCGCCGTCTATCAAACTCGCATCGAAGCCGGTGACTTTTTGGTAGCGGTAGAAGTCCCCGCCGACAAAACAGGTGAAATTCAATTACTGCTTGAAAGCGCGGGTGGTGAAGAAACGCACGTTAATGAAAAAGCCTTACCCCGCAGACGCACAGGACAAATTGAAAGTGCAGCAGACTTGTCGCCAGAAGTGCGATCGCACCTTTCGGAAGACGCGCAGCGCGCATTTATTGCCAATTACAACAAAGCGTTATCAGAAACAGGTGACGAAGAAAAAGCCGAACATCACGCTTGGGATGCAGTTTGCGAACAATACGAGCAAGATGAACACGGCATTTGGTCAAAAGCAAAATCAAGTATCTAA
- a CDS encoding DinB family protein: MLTQHFQLLAKYNTLANRKLYEACTQLSDDERKQTRPAFFKSIHGTLNHIMVGDRTWLGRFEGKAMPSTNLEAILYDDFDELWQVRQAEDERIENFAAGLTEEFLSSSIQYTNNSGRVCNDPVDLLVAHFFNHQTHHRGQIHDMFSQTTIAPPSLDMHRIIRP; the protein is encoded by the coding sequence ATGCTCACCCAGCATTTTCAATTATTAGCAAAATACAACACATTAGCAAATCGCAAACTATACGAAGCTTGCACTCAACTGAGTGATGATGAACGCAAACAAACTCGTCCAGCGTTTTTTAAAAGTATTCATGGAACGCTAAATCATATTATGGTAGGCGATCGCACCTGGTTAGGGCGGTTTGAGGGTAAAGCTATGCCATCAACTAATCTAGAGGCAATTCTCTACGATGACTTTGACGAATTGTGGCAAGTGCGACAAGCTGAAGACGAACGTATCGAAAACTTTGCTGCTGGTTTAACTGAGGAGTTTTTAAGTAGCTCAATTCAGTACACAAATAATTCTGGTAGAGTCTGTAACGATCCTGTTGATTTACTTGTCGCCCATTTTTTTAACCATCAAACACACCATCGAGGGCAAATTCATGACATGTTTAGCCAAACAACAATAGCCCCACCATCGCTAGATATGCATCGTATCATTCGACCTTGA
- a CDS encoding SRPBCC family protein: protein MNTLSVSNLVESSCSWSQVQQTALLQGEILVKTRSHSAWGGAVTASMYLPLKRDSVWQQITDYPRWVQYFPDVIKSEVLQRGETKRLYQVAKKAFFLFTAQVEVYLYVIEVLQQRIQFRLEQGTFNDFTAELQLQDCGVGTMLTYAVQATPNLPIPTVFIQQAMHLELPENMRQMRRMICGR from the coding sequence ATGAATACACTTTCTGTATCCAATTTAGTCGAGTCTTCGTGTTCCTGGAGTCAAGTTCAGCAAACAGCACTTTTGCAAGGTGAAATTTTAGTAAAAACGCGATCGCATTCTGCATGGGGTGGCGCGGTAACGGCTTCGATGTACTTACCATTAAAGCGCGACAGCGTTTGGCAGCAAATTACTGATTATCCCCGCTGGGTACAATACTTTCCTGATGTGATTAAAAGCGAAGTTTTACAGCGTGGCGAAACTAAGCGTTTATATCAAGTTGCGAAAAAAGCCTTCTTTCTTTTTACCGCGCAAGTTGAGGTTTATCTCTACGTCATTGAAGTTCTACAGCAGCGAATTCAGTTTCGTTTAGAGCAAGGGACGTTTAACGATTTTACTGCGGAATTGCAATTACAAGATTGCGGTGTTGGTACAATGTTAACGTATGCAGTACAAGCGACACCTAACCTTCCAATACCGACAGTGTTCATTCAACAAGCAATGCATCTAGAACTACCAGAAAATATGCGGCAAATGCGGCGAATGATCTGTGGTAGATAA
- the trpA gene encoding tryptophan synthase subunit alpha — MNSISDCFKRLRSRGACALIPFVTAGDPDLETTAEALRVLDAAGADMIELGVPYSDPLADGPVIQAAASRALQKGTRLEQILKLVCQVSPTLRSPIILFTYYNPILNRGIKTFLQQIVDAGVAGLVVPDLPLEEAEKLLKPAQEVGIEVILLVAPTSSSERIEAIARASQGFIYLVSVTGVTGMRSQMEARVPELLKQIRRYTDKPIGVGFGISAPEQARQVRESGADAVIVGSAIVKRLADETPQVGLQAIGEFCQSLKAAISD, encoded by the coding sequence ATGAACTCAATTTCTGATTGCTTCAAACGCTTGCGATCACGCGGTGCTTGTGCTCTAATTCCCTTTGTGACTGCTGGCGATCCAGACTTGGAGACAACCGCTGAAGCTTTGCGGGTTTTAGATGCTGCTGGTGCAGATATGATTGAACTCGGAGTACCGTACTCCGATCCGCTAGCAGATGGACCTGTGATTCAAGCCGCAGCAAGTCGGGCGCTGCAAAAAGGAACGCGCCTCGAACAAATTTTGAAGCTCGTGTGTCAGGTTAGTCCTACACTGCGATCGCCAATTATTTTATTTACGTATTACAACCCGATATTGAATCGGGGAATCAAGACGTTTTTACAACAAATTGTGGATGCTGGGGTCGCCGGTTTAGTTGTCCCTGATTTGCCGCTAGAAGAAGCCGAGAAACTGCTAAAACCCGCGCAAGAGGTGGGGATTGAGGTAATATTATTAGTGGCTCCTACGAGTTCCTCAGAACGTATTGAAGCGATCGCCCGTGCTTCGCAAGGATTTATTTATTTAGTTAGTGTAACGGGCGTTACCGGAATGCGATCGCAAATGGAAGCGCGAGTTCCTGAATTACTCAAACAAATACGCAGGTACACCGACAAGCCCATTGGAGTAGGTTTTGGCATTTCTGCACCCGAACAAGCGCGACAAGTACGTGAATCGGGCGCAGACGCCGTGATTGTTGGAAGTGCGATTGTGAAACGCTTAGCAGATGAAACCCCACAAGTAGGATTGCAAGCAATTGGGGAGTTTTGCCAAAGTTTAAAAGCAGCAATTAGCGATTGA
- the clpB gene encoding ATP-dependent chaperone ClpB — protein MQPTNPNQFTEKAWEAIAHTPDIVKAAQQQQIESEHLMKALLEQDGLASSILTKAGVNVQKVRDRAEQFIQRQPKVSGSGSSVYLGRSLDTLLDRAENYRKELADEYISIEHLLLAYANDDRFGKSLFQEFGLDEAKLRGIIKQVRGSQRVTDQNPEGKYESLEKYGRDLTEAARQGKLDPVIGRDDEIRRTIQILSRRTKNNPVLIGEPGVGKTAIAEGLAQRIVAGDVPQSLKDRKLIALDMGALIAGAKFRGEFEERLKAVLKEVTESQGKIILFIDEIHTVVGAGATQGAMDAGNLLKPMLARGELRCIGATTLDEYRKYIEKDAALERRFQQVYVDQPSVEDTISILRGLKERYEVHHGVKISDSAVVAAATLSSRYISDRFLPDKAIDLVDEAAARLKMEITSKPEELDEIDRKILQLEMEKLSLQKESDPASRERLERLEKELADLKEQQRALNAQWQSEKDIINQIQAIKEEIDRVNVEIQQAERDYDLNKAAELKYGKLTDLHRQLEEAETKLSQTQTTGQSLLREEVTEADIAEIISKWTGIPISKLVESEKEKLLHLEDELHRRVIGQNEAVTAVADAIARSRAGLADPNRPTASFIFLGPTGVGKTELAKALAAYLFDTEEAMVRIDMSEYMEKHAVSRLIGAPPGYVGYDEGGQLTEAIRRRPYAVVLFDEIEKAHPDVFNVMLQILDDGRVTDAQGHTVDFKNTIIIMTSNIGSQYILDIAGDDSRYEEMRSRVMDAMRNSFRPEFLNRIDEIIIFHALQKQELRHIVQLQVQRLEKRLAERKMSLKLSNAALDFLAEVGYDPVFGARPLKRAIQRELETQIAKSILRGEFNDGDTIYVDVENERLAFKRLPVELLTM, from the coding sequence AAGCAGCACAACAGCAGCAGATCGAAAGCGAACACCTCATGAAAGCGTTGCTCGAACAAGATGGCTTAGCAAGTAGTATCTTAACTAAAGCTGGAGTTAACGTACAAAAAGTCCGCGATCGCGCCGAACAATTTATTCAACGTCAACCGAAAGTTTCCGGTAGTGGAAGTTCTGTATATTTAGGACGTAGCTTAGATACACTCCTTGACCGCGCCGAAAACTATCGTAAAGAATTAGCTGACGAATATATTTCAATTGAACATTTATTATTAGCTTACGCTAACGACGATCGCTTCGGTAAAAGCCTGTTTCAAGAATTCGGGTTAGACGAAGCAAAACTCAGGGGTATCATTAAACAAGTTCGAGGAAGTCAGAGAGTGACTGACCAAAATCCAGAAGGTAAATACGAATCACTAGAAAAATACGGGCGCGACCTCACCGAAGCCGCGCGTCAAGGTAAACTTGACCCAGTGATTGGGCGCGATGATGAAATCCGCCGCACAATTCAAATTCTTTCCCGCCGTACTAAAAATAACCCTGTCTTAATTGGCGAACCTGGTGTCGGTAAAACGGCGATCGCTGAAGGACTCGCGCAACGAATTGTTGCAGGTGATGTTCCGCAGTCGCTCAAAGACCGTAAACTCATTGCCTTAGATATGGGTGCATTAATCGCGGGTGCAAAGTTTCGCGGTGAATTTGAGGAACGTCTCAAAGCAGTCCTCAAAGAAGTTACCGAATCGCAAGGCAAGATTATTCTCTTCATCGATGAGATTCACACCGTTGTCGGTGCGGGTGCAACTCAAGGCGCAATGGACGCAGGAAACTTGCTTAAACCAATGCTCGCACGCGGTGAGTTACGGTGTATCGGTGCAACAACATTAGATGAATATCGCAAATACATCGAAAAAGACGCAGCGTTAGAACGCCGTTTCCAACAAGTTTATGTCGATCAACCTTCAGTAGAAGACACAATTTCAATTCTACGTGGACTCAAAGAACGGTATGAAGTCCACCACGGGGTAAAAATTTCTGATAGTGCGGTAGTTGCAGCTGCAACATTATCAAGTCGTTATATTAGCGATCGTTTCCTACCCGATAAAGCGATTGACTTGGTAGACGAAGCCGCTGCGCGGTTGAAAATGGAAATTACCTCTAAACCCGAAGAACTTGATGAGATTGATCGCAAAATTCTCCAACTCGAAATGGAGAAACTATCGCTGCAAAAAGAAAGCGATCCTGCTTCGCGCGAAAGATTAGAAAGACTCGAAAAAGAACTTGCGGATCTCAAAGAACAACAACGCGCCCTGAATGCGCAATGGCAATCGGAAAAAGATATCATCAATCAAATTCAGGCAATTAAAGAAGAAATCGACCGCGTTAACGTCGAAATTCAGCAAGCTGAACGCGACTACGACCTCAACAAAGCTGCGGAGTTAAAGTATGGTAAGCTAACAGACTTACATCGTCAGCTAGAAGAAGCCGAAACAAAACTCTCGCAAACTCAAACGACAGGTCAATCGCTGTTGCGCGAAGAAGTCACCGAAGCGGATATTGCAGAAATTATCTCGAAGTGGACAGGAATTCCAATTAGCAAGTTGGTGGAATCGGAAAAAGAGAAGCTGTTGCATTTAGAAGATGAACTTCACCGGCGCGTGATTGGACAAAATGAAGCAGTCACAGCCGTTGCTGATGCGATTGCGCGATCGCGTGCAGGATTAGCCGATCCCAATCGTCCAACGGCAAGTTTTATCTTCCTAGGTCCTACAGGCGTTGGTAAAACTGAACTAGCTAAAGCCCTTGCAGCATATTTATTCGATACCGAAGAAGCCATGGTACGAATTGATATGTCGGAATACATGGAGAAACACGCGGTTTCGCGCTTAATCGGTGCGCCTCCAGGTTACGTAGGTTACGACGAAGGCGGTCAGTTAACCGAAGCAATTCGCCGTCGTCCTTATGCTGTGGTTCTCTTCGATGAAATCGAAAAAGCCCACCCTGACGTGTTCAACGTCATGCTGCAAATTCTCGATGATGGACGTGTTACCGATGCGCAAGGTCATACAGTAGACTTCAAGAACACGATCATTATCATGACGAGTAACATAGGTTCGCAGTATATCTTAGATATTGCTGGCGATGACTCGCGTTATGAAGAGATGCGCAGTCGGGTGATGGATGCTATGCGTAATAGTTTCCGTCCAGAGTTTCTTAACCGCATTGATGAAATTATCATCTTCCATGCGCTGCAAAAACAAGAACTACGCCACATTGTACAACTGCAAGTTCAAAGACTCGAAAAGCGGCTGGCAGAGCGTAAGATGTCGCTGAAACTCTCTAATGCAGCCCTTGACTTTTTAGCTGAAGTAGGCTATGATCCTGTGTTTGGTGCAAGACCGCTAAAACGGGCGATTCAGCGCGAGTTAGAAACTCAAATTGCTAAGTCGATCTTGCGCGGTGAATTCAACGACGGTGACACTATCTATGTTGATGTCGAAAACGAACGTCTAGCATTCAAGCGTTTACCCGTTGAATTACTCACAATGTAG
- a CDS encoding 2Fe-2S iron-sulfur cluster-binding protein: MKTYRIELVNRNHFVVEVAENQYILDAVEAAGLRLPVGCRYGACITCAAHLVAGKVNQSQGVALKASHEGMGYVLLCVAYPQSDCKLEVGLESQEQLYVNPFKGC; encoded by the coding sequence ATGAAAACTTATCGAATTGAACTTGTTAACCGCAACCACTTTGTTGTTGAAGTTGCAGAAAATCAGTACATTTTAGATGCAGTTGAAGCCGCAGGATTACGTTTACCTGTAGGTTGCCGTTATGGTGCATGTATTACCTGCGCTGCACATTTGGTTGCAGGAAAAGTTAATCAATCACAAGGGGTTGCCTTAAAGGCATCACATGAAGGAATGGGATATGTTTTATTGTGTGTTGCTTATCCACAATCTGATTGTAAGCTGGAAGTAGGTCTCGAATCGCAAGAGCAACTTTACGTTAATCCTTTTAAAGGTTGTTAG
- the ndhL gene encoding NAD(P)H-quinone oxidoreductase subunit L, with translation MDSLLEYLNQNQPIAIALLYLVLAGAYLLIVPLAIMLYLKLRWYNATSFERGFMYFLVFFFFPGLLLLAPFMNFRPQRRQISS, from the coding sequence ATGGATAGCTTACTAGAGTATCTCAACCAAAACCAACCGATCGCGATTGCGCTGCTGTATCTTGTACTGGCGGGAGCATATTTGCTCATCGTTCCTCTAGCCATAATGTTGTACTTAAAACTGCGTTGGTATAACGCGACATCGTTTGAGCGGGGCTTTATGTATTTCCTTGTGTTCTTTTTCTTTCCAGGGTTATTACTCCTTGCACCGTTTATGAATTTTCGCCCCCAGCGTCGGCAAATTTCTAGTTAA
- a CDS encoding DUF3007 family protein encodes MNRITVIGIGLGVFVAGGVVYVILQVVGVDSLTAGVWSQALLVGGLVGWLVTYLTRVMRQDMTYHQQRQNYEEAFLQKQLEELTPEELAKLQAEIEQENPSRDPSSKV; translated from the coding sequence ATGAATAGAATTACGGTTATTGGTATTGGGCTAGGCGTATTTGTTGCGGGTGGTGTTGTTTATGTCATCTTGCAGGTAGTGGGTGTAGATAGCCTTACAGCGGGCGTGTGGAGCCAAGCTTTGTTAGTCGGTGGTTTAGTGGGATGGTTAGTAACTTATCTCACGAGAGTCATGCGACAAGACATGACGTATCACCAGCAACGACAAAATTACGAAGAAGCATTTTTGCAAAAGCAGTTAGAGGAACTCACACCTGAAGAATTAGCCAAATTACAAGCAGAGATTGAACAAGAAAACCCATCCCGCGATCCATCCTCGAAGGTGTAA
- a CDS encoding MerR family transcriptional regulator, whose protein sequence is MDTDIRQVAARTGLSVHTLRYYERNGLLEPVSRGSNGHRRYSAADVARIEFLTRLRATGMPIRQMQQFATLLREKPEAIGDRRAILEAHELEVQRRIAELQQNLKVIQWKIQHYQELEAQQSSSPNYSAKS, encoded by the coding sequence ATGGACACGGACATTCGACAAGTTGCAGCGCGAACGGGTTTAAGTGTGCATACACTGCGCTATTACGAGCGTAATGGTCTACTTGAGCCAGTTAGTAGGGGAAGCAATGGACATCGCCGTTACTCAGCAGCAGATGTTGCTCGAATTGAGTTTTTGACTCGCTTACGGGCTACAGGAATGCCAATTCGTCAAATGCAGCAGTTTGCTACCTTGTTACGGGAAAAACCCGAAGCAATCGGCGATCGCCGCGCAATTTTAGAAGCGCATGAACTTGAGGTTCAAAGACGCATTGCCGAACTTCAGCAGAACCTAAAGGTGATTCAGTGGAAAATTCAACACTATCAGGAGTTAGAAGCACAGCAATCTAGTTCACCTAACTACTCAGCTAAAAGCTAA
- a CDS encoding MFS transporter, translating into MADRRVHVEEANRKQRLKQHHRLFLWLSLAAGLIFLQGYMIAPLIPRLAQIFQVPEQEIGFIVPAYMLAYALAALFYGILSDRFGRWPVMRASVCIFIIICTAMTATAQSASQMVLWRLLTGLGASGVIPLTFALIGDLFPFRERGQMLGMVFAYMEGGMAFGSAGGAILEPFIGWQVLFIGTSVAAAIIL; encoded by the coding sequence ATGGCTGACCGTAGAGTTCATGTAGAAGAGGCAAACCGCAAACAAAGGCTAAAGCAACATCATCGCTTGTTTTTATGGCTTTCTCTTGCAGCAGGCTTGATTTTTTTGCAGGGATATATGATCGCACCACTTATCCCTCGTTTGGCACAAATTTTTCAAGTTCCAGAGCAAGAGATCGGCTTTATTGTCCCAGCATATATGCTTGCTTATGCTCTAGCAGCCCTCTTTTACGGAATTCTTTCAGATCGTTTCGGGCGCTGGCCCGTGATGCGTGCTTCAGTCTGCATCTTCATTATTATTTGTACAGCCATGACTGCAACAGCCCAATCTGCCTCACAGATGGTTCTCTGGCGACTTTTAACTGGACTAGGTGCTAGTGGAGTTATACCACTAACGTTTGCCTTAATTGGAGATTTGTTTCCTTTTCGCGAAAGAGGACAGATGTTGGGTATGGTATTTGCTTATATGGAAGGAGGTATGGCTTTCGGCTCTGCGGGTGGAGCAATTCTTGAACCCTTTATAGGCTGGCAGGTATTATTTATTGGTACATCTGTTGCAGCCGCAATTATTCTCTAG
- the coaBC gene encoding bifunctional phosphopantothenoylcysteine decarboxylase/phosphopantothenate--cysteine ligase CoaBC, with protein sequence MEQPQRVLIGIGGGIAAYKVCEVISTLFKAGMQVRVILTDSAKQFITPLTVATLARHPAYTDADFWQPHERPLHIELGEWGDVFLIAPLTANTLAKLSYGIADNLLTNTVLASKCPVLLAPAMNTEMWQQVAVQRNWQQLLTDTRFHGLAPGYGLLACDRIGAGRMAEPAEIVTGVQSLLHTGGERDLLGKRVLISAGGTREYLDAVRFIGNPSTGKMGLALAQAALHRGAIVTLVHAPIEESVPPGIRAIAVVNAEQMQQAMLENFPDADLTVMSAAVADVKPAAYSSEKLPKRSLPEQLLLAPVPDIVAELGRRKQLHQRLIGFAAQTGDIITPARQKLAQKKLDAIVANPIDKADVGFGSNFNAAIFLDFHGRQVEISQCSKLQLAHHLFDFVHGL encoded by the coding sequence ATGGAGCAACCGCAACGGGTATTAATTGGGATTGGGGGGGGAATCGCAGCTTACAAGGTTTGTGAAGTGATTTCCACGCTGTTTAAAGCTGGAATGCAGGTGCGTGTGATTCTGACAGATTCAGCAAAGCAGTTTATTACGCCATTAACGGTTGCGACGCTTGCGCGTCACCCAGCGTACACCGATGCAGATTTTTGGCAACCGCATGAACGTCCACTGCATATTGAACTCGGTGAGTGGGGGGATGTTTTTTTGATTGCACCGCTGACGGCGAATACGCTTGCTAAGTTGAGCTACGGGATCGCGGACAATTTGTTGACAAATACAGTTTTGGCTTCCAAGTGTCCTGTCTTATTAGCACCAGCTATGAATACCGAAATGTGGCAACAAGTTGCCGTGCAACGCAATTGGCAACAGCTATTGACAGATACAAGGTTTCATGGATTAGCGCCTGGTTATGGTTTACTCGCGTGCGATCGCATCGGTGCAGGACGCATGGCAGAACCGGCGGAAATTGTCACTGGGGTGCAATCGTTACTGCATACGGGCGGCGAGCGCGACTTACTCGGTAAACGTGTCTTAATTAGCGCAGGGGGGACGCGCGAGTATTTGGACGCTGTGCGGTTTATTGGTAATCCCTCAACAGGGAAAATGGGGCTAGCTTTGGCGCAAGCAGCACTGCATCGCGGGGCGATTGTAACTTTAGTTCACGCACCGATTGAGGAGAGTGTCCCGCCAGGAATTCGCGCGATCGCGGTTGTCAATGCCGAACAAATGCAGCAAGCAATGCTTGAAAATTTTCCTGATGCGGATTTAACCGTGATGTCTGCTGCTGTAGCCGATGTTAAACCCGCTGCGTATAGTTCTGAAAAGTTACCGAAGCGATCGCTTCCTGAACAGTTACTCCTAGCACCCGTCCCCGATATTGTGGCAGAACTCGGACGCCGCAAACAACTGCACCAGCGCTTGATTGGTTTTGCTGCCCAAACCGGAGATATTATCACGCCCGCACGGCAAAAATTAGCGCAAAAGAAACTCGATGCGATCGTCGCCAACCCAATTGATAAAGCTGATGTTGGCTTTGGCAGTAACTTCAACGCTGCAATCTTTTTAGATTTCCACGGACGTCAAGTAGAAATTTCGCAATGTAGTAAATTACAACTTGCCCACCATTTGTTTGATTTTGTGCATGGACTGTAA
- a CDS encoding aldo/keto reductase: MKTRNLGTQGLTVSEQGLGCMGMSEFYGTGDEAEAISTIHRALDLGVTFLDTADMYGSGTNEKLVGKAIRDRRDSVVLATKFGIIRGEDSSFRGVNGSPEYVHQACDASLQRLGLDYIDLYYQHRVDPNVPIEETVGAMAELVQQGKVRYLGLSEAAPATIRRAQATHPISALQSEYSLWQREPEDEILPTIRELKIGFVAYSPLGRGFLSGQITSPDDFAPDDFRRNLPRFQGENFNKNLQLVERVKEIAAEKGVTPGQLALAWLLAQGNDIVPIPGTKRQKYLEENVAAVDITLTSPELQRIAEVAPKGVAAGDRYADMSSVNR, translated from the coding sequence ATGAAAACACGAAATCTTGGAACTCAAGGACTCACTGTGTCAGAACAGGGACTTGGATGCATGGGAATGTCGGAATTTTATGGTACGGGTGATGAAGCTGAAGCAATTTCTACAATTCACCGTGCTTTAGATCTTGGTGTCACCTTCCTTGATACTGCGGATATGTACGGTTCTGGTACGAACGAAAAACTTGTTGGTAAAGCAATTCGCGATCGCCGCGATTCAGTAGTTCTTGCAACCAAGTTCGGTATTATCCGTGGCGAAGATAGTAGTTTTCGCGGCGTTAATGGTAGTCCTGAATACGTTCATCAAGCGTGTGATGCATCATTACAACGTTTAGGATTAGACTACATTGATTTGTATTACCAGCACCGCGTCGATCCCAACGTACCCATCGAAGAAACTGTCGGCGCAATGGCAGAATTAGTTCAACAGGGTAAAGTTCGCTATCTTGGACTTTCAGAAGCCGCACCTGCAACAATTCGCCGTGCTCAAGCTACGCACCCCATTAGCGCTTTACAATCAGAATACTCGCTGTGGCAGCGCGAACCTGAAGACGAGATTTTACCTACCATCCGTGAATTAAAAATCGGGTTTGTTGCTTATAGTCCCCTCGGACGTGGATTTCTTTCAGGACAAATTACCAGCCCTGATGATTTTGCGCCTGATGACTTCCGCCGGAATCTACCTCGGTTCCAAGGTGAGAATTTTAATAAAAATCTGCAACTCGTGGAGCGAGTCAAGGAAATTGCTGCTGAAAAAGGCGTTACCCCAGGACAATTAGCACTTGCTTGGTTACTCGCCCAAGGAAACGATATTGTACCGATTCCTGGCACAAAACGGCAGAAATATCTAGAGGAAAACGTTGCCGCAGTTGATATTACACTTACATCACCTGAACTCCAACGTATTGCTGAAGTTGCCCCCAAAGGAGTTGCTGCAGGCGATCGCTATGCGGATATGAGTAGTGTCAATCGCTAA